One part of the Pseudemcibacter aquimaris genome encodes these proteins:
- the rpsA gene encoding 30S ribosomal protein S1, which yields MTELNVPSTEDFAAMLEESFGPEGKFDGKVVTGTIIAVDKEAATIDIGLKAEGRIPLKEFAAHGQTADLNVGDTVEVFVERIENAKGEAMLSREKARREEAWTVLEKSYEAEERVNGVIFGRVKGGFTVDLSGAVAFLPGSQVDVRPIRDVTPLMNIEQPFQILKMDRKRGNIVVSRRAILEETRAEQRSEIITNLAEGKTVEGVVKNITDYGAFVDLGGIDGLLHVTDISWKRINHPSDILNIGDTIDVQIIRLNPDTQRISLGMKQLTEDPWETITKKYPIGSKLTGRITNITDYGAFVELDDGVEGLVHVSEMSWVKKNVHPGKIVSSSQEVEVMVLEIDSEKRRISLGLKQCMDNPWLTFADKYPVGTEIEGEVKNITEFGLFVGLEDEMDGMVHLSDLDWNKSGEEAIAEYKKGDVVKAVILDIDTDKERISLGIKQLTSDPVESISGLKKGGTVTCTVTDVNENGLEVSLGEDDEDGFKAFIRRSDLSRDRAEQRPERFSVGDKVDAKVTTMDKKNRKIGLSIKQLEISEEKEAVAQYGSSDSGASLGDILGAALADATPAEEEKPAKKKAAPKKKAAPKKKAAAKDEE from the coding sequence ATGACTGAACTTAATGTTCCATCCACTGAAGACTTCGCAGCAATGCTCGAAGAATCATTTGGCCCTGAAGGCAAGTTTGACGGTAAAGTTGTCACAGGTACAATCATCGCAGTTGATAAAGAAGCTGCAACAATCGACATCGGCTTAAAAGCTGAAGGTCGTATCCCTCTTAAAGAATTCGCAGCTCACGGACAAACAGCTGACCTAAACGTAGGTGACACAGTTGAAGTATTCGTAGAGCGCATCGAAAACGCCAAAGGCGAAGCCATGCTATCACGTGAAAAAGCACGTCGTGAAGAAGCATGGACAGTTCTTGAAAAATCTTACGAAGCTGAAGAGCGCGTAAACGGCGTTATCTTTGGTCGTGTTAAAGGCGGCTTCACAGTTGACCTTTCCGGCGCTGTAGCATTCCTACCTGGTAGCCAGGTAGACGTTCGCCCAATTCGCGACGTAACACCACTTATGAATATCGAACAGCCGTTCCAAATTCTTAAAATGGACCGCAAACGTGGCAACATCGTTGTATCACGTCGTGCTATCCTTGAAGAAACACGCGCTGAACAACGTTCTGAGATCATCACGAACCTTGCTGAAGGCAAAACTGTTGAAGGTGTTGTTAAAAACATCACTGATTACGGTGCATTCGTTGACCTTGGCGGTATCGACGGTCTTCTTCACGTTACTGATATTTCATGGAAACGCATCAACCACCCATCAGACATCTTGAACATTGGTGACACAATCGACGTTCAAATCATCCGTCTGAACCCAGATACACAACGTATCTCACTAGGTATGAAGCAACTTACAGAAGATCCTTGGGAAACAATCACGAAGAAGTACCCAATTGGTTCAAAACTTACTGGTCGTATTACAAACATCACCGATTACGGTGCGTTTGTTGAACTTGACGACGGTGTAGAAGGTCTTGTCCACGTTTCAGAAATGAGCTGGGTTAAGAAAAACGTACACCCTGGCAAGATCGTATCTAGCAGCCAAGAAGTTGAAGTTATGGTTCTTGAAATCGACAGCGAAAAACGTCGTATCTCACTTGGTCTTAAGCAGTGCATGGATAACCCATGGCTTACATTTGCTGACAAATACCCTGTTGGCACAGAAATCGAAGGCGAAGTTAAGAACATCACTGAATTTGGTCTGTTTGTTGGTCTTGAAGATGAAATGGACGGCATGGTTCACCTTTCTGATCTTGACTGGAACAAATCAGGCGAAGAAGCAATCGCAGAATACAAAAAAGGCGATGTGGTTAAAGCTGTTATCCTTGATATCGATACAGATAAAGAACGCATCTCACTTGGTATTAAGCAACTAACTTCTGACCCAGTAGAAAGCATTTCTGGCCTTAAGAAAGGCGGAACTGTTACTTGTACTGTTACTGATGTTAACGAAAACGGCCTTGAAGTTTCACTTGGTGAAGACGATGAAGACGGCTTCAAAGCCTTCATCCGTCGTTCTGACCTTAGCCGTGACCGCGCAGAACAACGCCCAGAGCGTTTCTCTGTAGGTGACAAAGTTGACGCTAAAGTAACAACAATGGACAAGAAGAACCGCAAGATTGGTCTTTCAATCAAGCAGCTTGAAATTTCTGAAGAAAAAGAAGCTGTGGCACAATACGGTTCATCTGACAGTGGCGCTAGCCTTGGTGATATTCTTGGTGCGGCTCTTGCTGACGCAACTCCTGCGGAAGAAGAAAAGCCAGCTAAGAAAAAAGCAGCCCCTAAAAAGAAAGCTGCACCTAAGAAAAAAGCTGCTGCTAAAGACGAAGAATAA
- the cmk gene encoding (d)CMP kinase — translation MQLKKPTIIALDGPAASGKGTLARKLAEHFNLALLDTGALYRAVGLGVLKAGGNPENEKDALNAASKLNEEILKSPEIRGESTGAAASKVAAMPAIRQKLLEYQRNFAVNPPLGKIGTILDGRDIGTVICPDAPYKIFITADVETRAKRRFLEEFGPDGSNDDYQKILFDLKARDERDMNRSEAPLKPHENAYLLDTSNSSIEAVFEAAVKYVSGKNVK, via the coding sequence ATGCAGTTAAAAAAACCAACCATTATTGCACTTGATGGTCCGGCGGCATCCGGAAAAGGAACACTTGCAAGGAAACTGGCAGAACATTTTAATCTTGCACTTCTTGATACGGGTGCACTTTACCGTGCGGTTGGTCTTGGTGTTCTAAAGGCAGGCGGCAATCCTGAAAATGAAAAAGATGCCCTTAATGCTGCGTCAAAATTAAACGAAGAAATTCTTAAAAGCCCTGAAATCCGCGGCGAATCAACCGGCGCGGCCGCATCAAAAGTGGCCGCCATGCCTGCCATCAGGCAGAAATTATTGGAATATCAAAGGAATTTTGCGGTAAATCCCCCATTGGGCAAAATTGGCACTATACTAGACGGGCGTGATATCGGCACTGTAATTTGCCCTGATGCACCCTATAAGATTTTCATCACAGCAGACGTTGAAACCCGCGCAAAACGGCGCTTTTTGGAAGAATTTGGTCCTGATGGTTCTAATGATGACTATCAAAAAATTCTATTCGACCTTAAAGCGCGTGACGAGCGGGATATGAACCGTAGCGAAGCCCCTTTAAAACCTCATGAAAATGCATACTTGCTAGATACTTCAAATTCGTCTATAGAGGCCGTGTTTGAAGCAGCCGTTAAGTATGTTTCAGGCAAAAATGTAAAGTAA
- the aroA gene encoding 3-phosphoshikimate 1-carboxyvinyltransferase: MNQLSSSKSGPLNGNITVPGDKSISHRSLIMGSLAIGESVISGLLEGEDVLGTAAAMKALGADIYKDDDGYWHVHGVGIGGLKQPDAPLDMGNSGTGVRLLMGLVSTHPITVTFTGDDSLESRPMKRVTDPLTGFGAEFEGSDDGTLPITVKGTSNPMPIKYELPVASAQVKSAVMLAGLNTPGITTVTETIPTRDHSERIFKYFGVPTSLEGDDIHVTGQAEITAKQMAVPADPSSAAFLVVAALITPGSDIVIKNVGMNPARTGLFSTLAEMGGYISFENKREECGENVADLHVKYSELSGITVPESRAPSMIDEYPVLCAAAAAAEGETVMRGIEELRVKESDRISVMVKGLKACGVNVTEHEDGMTVSKSDVTGGAVIKTHLDHRIAMSFLVLGMIAENPITADDGSVIETSFPGFTDLMNGLGANICS; the protein is encoded by the coding sequence ATGAATCAGTTATCATCATCAAAATCAGGACCACTTAACGGCAATATTACTGTTCCTGGCGACAAATCTATTTCCCACAGATCACTAATCATGGGATCGCTCGCCATCGGTGAAAGCGTCATTTCCGGCTTACTTGAAGGCGAAGACGTGCTTGGTACAGCCGCCGCAATGAAAGCATTAGGCGCAGATATTTATAAAGATGATGATGGTTATTGGCATGTGCATGGTGTTGGCATTGGTGGCTTAAAGCAACCTGATGCACCACTTGATATGGGCAACAGCGGTACGGGTGTTCGTCTATTGATGGGACTTGTATCCACACACCCGATTACGGTGACATTTACAGGCGATGATTCGCTCGAAAGTCGCCCGATGAAACGTGTAACAGATCCACTTACCGGATTTGGCGCAGAATTTGAAGGTAGTGATGACGGTACCTTACCTATTACAGTTAAGGGTACGTCTAATCCTATGCCTATCAAATATGAATTACCCGTTGCCTCTGCGCAGGTGAAATCTGCGGTGATGTTGGCGGGTCTTAATACACCCGGCATCACAACAGTAACCGAAACCATTCCAACACGGGATCATTCAGAACGCATTTTCAAATATTTCGGCGTACCAACGTCTCTTGAAGGGGACGATATCCATGTAACCGGACAAGCTGAAATCACAGCCAAACAAATGGCCGTTCCGGCGGATCCATCATCCGCAGCATTTCTTGTTGTTGCGGCACTTATCACACCGGGATCAGATATTGTCATTAAAAATGTAGGAATGAACCCGGCAAGAACCGGTCTATTTTCCACACTAGCTGAAATGGGCGGATATATCAGTTTTGAAAATAAACGCGAAGAATGCGGCGAAAATGTCGCCGACCTTCATGTGAAATATTCTGAACTAAGCGGCATTACTGTGCCAGAATCACGCGCACCATCAATGATTGATGAATATCCCGTACTTTGTGCTGCTGCCGCAGCCGCAGAAGGGGAAACAGTGATGCGCGGCATAGAAGAATTACGCGTAAAAGAATCAGACCGTATTTCTGTTATGGTCAAAGGGCTTAAAGCATGCGGTGTTAATGTGACAGAACATGAAGACGGTATGACCGTTTCAAAATCCGATGTAACAGGTGGCGCGGTTATTAAAACCCATCTTGATCACCGCATTGCCATGTCATTCCTTGTGCTTGGAATGATCGCAGAAAATCCAATTACGGCGGATGATGGTTCCGTTATTGAAACCAGTTTCCCAGGATTTACTGATTTAATGAACGGTCTTGGGGCTAATATATGCAGTTAA
- a CDS encoding TIGR02300 family protein: MAKAEWGEKRQCPKCGTRFYDLGEDDPITCISCGNQFQPEIILKSKTHSIELITDKKESDEDDDETDLLDDDALLSDDDDDDIELEADDNTVVLSDDDETNVADVVDAPIANPNADD; this comes from the coding sequence TTGGCAAAAGCTGAGTGGGGCGAAAAACGTCAATGCCCTAAATGTGGAACAAGATTTTATGATTTAGGCGAAGATGATCCAATTACGTGCATCAGCTGTGGGAATCAGTTCCAACCTGAGATTATTCTGAAAAGTAAAACGCATTCTATCGAACTTATCACTGACAAGAAAGAAAGTGATGAAGATGATGATGAAACAGATCTATTAGATGATGATGCGCTACTTAGCGATGACGATGATGATGACATTGAATTAGAAGCAGATGATAACACTGTTGTGCTATCAGATGACGATGAAACCAATGTTGCAGATGTTGTTGATGCGCCAATTGCAAATCCAAACGCGGACGATTAA
- a CDS encoding tetratricopeptide repeat-containing sulfotransferase family protein: MTQGKWQAPPANKPTVPTPGPSKQISLEQAMQHASQLQTQGQLQQAEQMLNKILAASPGYPPAFNLLGVIAHQVGKTEMATELLGKAIEGDNKNALFHSNRGEMFRQIGKLDEAIHHGKQAIKIAPKLASAQGNLGIAYFDQKNYEKAELHQKKALTIDPKQLSSLNNRGSIYKEQKDLENAEIWYKKALEIDPNYLESLNNLGTTLVDNNRAEEALPYLEKAVNLSPNYVEALNNLGRAWLQQDEFDKALPAFQKAAKLDNNHCSAHMGIAAIMLEKQNYDVAKVATERAINAEDDRAEAHTMLGRVFVNLGEEEKAHECYDNANKINPELGSAYNARGSLLLDQGKMSEAEENFRKGMALETEDGAKLESLFNLVSAIKMKEGSEEYLALMEAEKEIDDLSDKKTMLLHYALGKTNDDLKNYETAFEHYLKACALKRETFEYSSEEMTMTYKKTAEVFTPEFLESLKQYADPSAKPIFVLGSPRSGTTLTEQIISSHPDVFGAGELKDFSGSLESIPNFEGTDRYPNIMTSLTPEQLSHIPVEYVKRITAHAPDAKFITDKMPANYFYVGLIHTLLPNAKIVHVKRNALDTCISCFQRLFGHNQYQTYDLTELGTYYRNYVELMDHWRTVLPEGSFYELCYEELVSNPEEQSKALIAHCGLDWHEDCLNFHKNKRSIRTASVTQVRKPIYKSSMEKWRRYEKYLGPLIKALGHASPV, encoded by the coding sequence ATGACACAAGGTAAATGGCAAGCGCCACCAGCAAATAAACCTACGGTTCCAACCCCTGGACCAAGCAAACAAATTTCTCTTGAACAGGCCATGCAACATGCCTCCCAGCTTCAAACGCAAGGTCAGCTTCAACAAGCAGAACAAATGCTTAACAAAATTCTGGCTGCAAGTCCCGGATATCCGCCAGCCTTTAATTTGCTTGGTGTGATTGCTCATCAGGTTGGCAAGACAGAAATGGCAACTGAACTTCTAGGTAAGGCCATTGAAGGCGATAATAAAAATGCTCTATTCCATAGCAATCGCGGTGAAATGTTCAGACAAATTGGCAAACTTGATGAAGCCATTCATCATGGCAAACAAGCCATTAAAATCGCACCAAAATTAGCAAGTGCCCAAGGCAACCTTGGCATCGCATATTTTGATCAGAAAAATTATGAAAAAGCTGAACTCCATCAAAAGAAAGCCCTGACAATTGACCCAAAACAGCTTTCATCACTTAACAACCGTGGCAGCATTTATAAAGAACAAAAGGATCTTGAAAATGCTGAAATTTGGTACAAAAAAGCACTTGAAATTGATCCAAATTACTTAGAAAGCTTGAACAATCTGGGTACAACGCTGGTTGATAATAACCGCGCTGAAGAAGCACTTCCATACTTGGAGAAGGCCGTAAATTTAAGCCCGAATTATGTAGAGGCACTTAATAATCTAGGTCGTGCATGGCTACAACAAGATGAATTTGACAAAGCGCTTCCCGCTTTCCAAAAAGCAGCAAAGTTAGACAACAACCATTGTTCCGCACATATGGGAATTGCTGCCATTATGCTTGAAAAACAAAATTACGACGTTGCGAAGGTTGCGACCGAACGCGCCATTAACGCGGAAGATGATCGCGCAGAAGCCCATACCATGCTTGGCCGTGTATTCGTAAACCTTGGTGAGGAAGAAAAAGCGCACGAATGTTACGACAACGCAAATAAAATTAATCCGGAACTGGGGTCCGCCTATAATGCGCGCGGATCATTGCTTCTTGATCAGGGTAAAATGAGCGAAGCCGAAGAGAATTTCCGCAAAGGAATGGCACTTGAAACCGAAGATGGCGCAAAACTTGAAAGCCTCTTCAATCTGGTTTCCGCCATCAAAATGAAAGAAGGAAGCGAAGAATATCTTGCCCTTATGGAAGCCGAAAAAGAGATTGATGATCTTTCCGATAAGAAAACAATGTTGCTTCATTATGCGCTTGGCAAAACCAATGACGATTTAAAGAACTATGAAACAGCATTCGAGCATTATTTAAAAGCCTGCGCCTTGAAGCGGGAAACTTTTGAATATAGCAGCGAAGAAATGACTATGACTTACAAGAAAACGGCAGAAGTCTTTACGCCGGAATTTCTAGAAAGCCTAAAACAATATGCAGATCCATCTGCAAAACCAATTTTTGTTCTTGGATCACCAAGATCAGGAACAACCCTAACTGAACAGATTATTTCCAGCCATCCGGATGTATTTGGCGCCGGCGAATTGAAGGATTTTTCTGGATCTTTGGAAAGCATCCCTAATTTTGAAGGCACGGACCGTTATCCAAATATAATGACATCCTTAACTCCCGAACAGCTTTCACATATCCCGGTTGAATATGTAAAAAGAATTACGGCGCATGCACCTGATGCAAAATTTATCACGGATAAAATGCCCGCCAACTATTTTTATGTTGGGCTTATTCATACGTTACTCCCTAATGCGAAAATCGTTCATGTTAAACGTAATGCCCTTGATACATGTATCTCTTGTTTCCAAAGGCTGTTTGGCCACAATCAATATCAAACATATGATTTGACCGAACTGGGAACATATTACAGAAATTATGTCGAACTGATGGATCATTGGCGTACAGTACTGCCAGAGGGTAGTTTTTATGAACTTTGTTATGAAGAACTGGTTTCAAATCCAGAAGAACAATCAAAAGCACTGATCGCACATTGTGGTCTTGATTGGCACGAGGACTGCCTAAATTTCCATAAAAACAAACGCTCAATCAGAACAGCAAGCGTGACCCAGGTCAGAAAACCAATATATAAATCATCAATGGAAAAATGGCGCAGATATGAAAAATATCTCGGCCCGTTGATCAAGGCATTAGGACATGCCTCTCCAGTGTAA
- a CDS encoding invasion associated locus B family protein has translation MKIFLPVIVASAMFTTFAHAQDTDATSENNVRWVINCPNVQPNQPPRCFATQTMRSDENQHLFLSMTVNKASNDTPATLQVTVPLGIQLAGGLTLQAGENNPVKIGYRTCLANGCMATANIADDMLATMQSVPEMKFNYTLLNQNTANVALNMRGFRQAYSTMIQRQNELRQARLENQEMNNE, from the coding sequence ATGAAAATATTTTTACCCGTCATTGTAGCAAGTGCCATGTTCACAACATTTGCACATGCACAAGACACAGATGCAACATCAGAAAATAATGTAAGATGGGTCATTAATTGTCCAAATGTCCAACCTAATCAACCACCTAGATGTTTTGCAACGCAAACGATGCGCTCCGACGAGAACCAACATCTTTTTTTATCAATGACAGTAAACAAGGCTTCAAATGACACTCCTGCCACTCTTCAAGTCACTGTCCCCCTCGGTATTCAGTTAGCGGGCGGCTTAACATTACAAGCCGGAGAAAATAACCCAGTGAAGATTGGCTACCGTACATGCTTAGCAAATGGATGTATGGCTACAGCGAATATTGCAGATGATATGCTAGCCACAATGCAATCGGTACCAGAAATGAAATTTAACTATACATTGTTAAATCAAAACACTGCCAATGTAGCCTTGAACATGCGTGGCTTTAGACAGGCATACAGCACCATGATACAAAGACAAAATGAACTAAGACAAGCACGTCTTGAAAATCAGGAAATGAATAACGAATAA